From the genome of Aggregicoccus sp. 17bor-14:
CGCGCGCGCGTCCTCGTACACCTGGCGCAGCAGGAGCAGCGCCTCGGGGTGCTCGGGGTCCTCGCGAAGCGCGCGCTCGAGCGTGGCCGTGGCCTCGTCGCGCAGGCCTGCCTGGCGGTAGTCGCGCGCGAGCGCCAGCTGCGCGCGGCGGCGCACCTCGGTCGAGAGCCCGCGGCTGAGCAGGATGTTGGTGTGCAGGCGGATGGCCCGCTCGAGGTCACCCTTGCGGCGGAACAGGGCCGCGAGCGCGAAGTAGGTCTCCAGCGTCTGGCTGCTCAGCTCGGCCACGCGCGAGAGCTCCGCGATCGCGGCGTCCGGATCGTCCGAGAGCACGTAGGTGAAGCCCGCGAGGTAGGCGCGCGCCTGGTCCTCGGTGCGGCCCTTGCGCGAGAGCGCCGCGTAGAGCGCGACGAGCGCTCCGAGTGCGGTCGCCACCAGCAGCCACAGCACGGCGCCGCCCGACTGGAGGTGCGGCAGCTCCACGTGCGCTAGCCCGTCGCCCGCTGCGGCGCCGGCAGCTCGCGCGAGGGGTTGAGCCGGTCGCGCAGCTCCTTGCCCGGCGTGAAGAAGGCGTTGCGGCGCGCGGGCACCTGCACGGCCTCGCCCGTCTTCGGGTTGCGGCCCGCGTGCGCCTCGCGCACCCGCACGCCGAACACCCCGAAGCCGCGCAGCTCGATGCGCTGCTCTGCCTTGAGCGCCTCCGCCATCTGGTCGAACACGGCGTTCACGATCGCCTCCACCTCGCGGCGCGGGACGTGCGGCGCGCGCTCGGCGATGCGCTCGATGAGCTGGCTCTTGGTCATGGGGGCCTCGGGGACAGAGTCGGCC
Proteins encoded in this window:
- a CDS encoding integration host factor subunit beta; this translates as MSVESADSVPEAPMTKSQLIERIAERAPHVPRREVEAIVNAVFDQMAEALKAEQRIELRGFGVFGVRVREAHAGRNPKTGEAVQVPARRNAFFTPGKELRDRLNPSRELPAPQRATG